The Stigmatella aurantiaca genome includes the window GAACTCGTCTCCCGACATCAACGGCATCCACAAATCCACCAGGACGAGGCACGGAAGTCCGAGGCAGGCCAGCACCTGGAGCGCCTCCTTGCCGTTGGCCGCCGCCGCCACGTGGAAGCCCGCCTCCTCCAGCAGTCCGGACAACGCGTCCCGGATGCCGGGATCATCCTCGATGATGAGCAGAGGACCGCGCCGCGTCAGAGGATTGCTGCTCACGATCTGACTGACCTCGAGGGACGCGCCCGCAGTGCTCATTGTTGAGTTCCTCGCGTTGGGAGGCCAGGGTCGACATCGCGGGCTTCGCCGGCAAGTGCCACAGGGCAATGGCTCTGGCATGCTCTGAACAAGATTCCAAGCGCACTCTGATCTGAAGGGGGGGAGGGACCGCGCGGATGAGCGTTCACGGGCGAGGGTTGCATGCGCGGAACAGTGTTGCTGTTGGAAGATGATGTGGATGTCCGGGATGCGGTAGCGGGCGTTCTGGAGGACGCCGGGTTCCGCGTGGCCACGGCCGCGAACGGCCGCGAGGGCCTTCAGGTGCTCGCACAGGACACCTCGCCCTGCCTCATCGTCCTGGACCTGTGGATGCCCATCCTGTCCGGGCGTGAGTTTCTCGCGCAGCTTCAGGCCGAGCCCGAGAAGTCCTCCCTGCCCGTCGTGCTGATGACCGCCAGCGACAGCGCGCCCCCGTCGGGCGTGGTGGAGTGCCTGCGCAAGCCTTTCGGGATTTCCCAGTTGGTGAAGACGGTGGAGAAGCACTGCCTCAAGGTGAACCGGGCCGCCTGAGGGGCCGTGGGCTTGCCGCCTGCTGGGGAGGCGGCCTCGAGAGGGGAAGACGTGGCGGGCACCCGGTCTCGGTTTATACCGTGCACCCCATGGCTTATCCCATCCATCGCCCCCGCCGCCTGCGCCGCTCCGCCGTCCTCCGGGACATGGTGCGTGAGACGTCGCTGGCCCCCTCGGACTTCATCTACCCGCTCTTCGTCGTGGAGGGCCGGGACGTGCGGCGTCCCATCTCCTCCATGCCCGGCATCTTCAACCTCTCGGTGGAGCACGCCGTCGCCGAGGCGAAGCAGGCCAAGGCGCTGGGGGTTCCCTCCATCATCCTGTTCGGCATTCCGGACCAGAAGGATGGGCGCGCCACGCAGGCCTACGCCCGGGACGGCATCGTCCAGCGCGCCATCCGCGCCGTGAAGGAGGCCGTTCCCGAGATGCAGGTCATCGCGGACGTGTGCCTCTGCGAGTACACGGACCATGGCCACTGCGGCGTGATTGACGGGGGCCACGTGGCCAACGACGCGACGCTGCCCCTGCTGGCGCAGATGGCCGTCACCTGCGCCCAGGCCGGCGCGGACATCATCGCCCCCTCGGACATGATGGACGGGCGCGTGCTCGCCCTGCGCAAGGCGATGGACGAGGTGGGGCAGGTGGACACGCCCATCCTGTCGTATGCGGTCAAATATGCCTCCGGCTTTTACGGTCCCTTCCGGGAGGCGGCCCAGAGCGCGCCCCAGTTCGGCGACCGCCGCGGCTACCAGATGGACCCGGGCAACGCGCGCGAGGCCCTGCACGAGCTGGCGCAGGATCTCTCCGAGGGCGCCGACATGGTCATGGTCAAGCCCGCGCTGTCCTACCTGGACATCATCCACCGGGTGAAGGAGCGCTGCGATGTGCCCGTGGCCGCCTACAACGTCTCCGGCGAGTACGCCATGCTCAAGGCCGCCGCCCAGAACGGGTGGGTGGATGGCGATCGGGTGATGATGGAGATTCTCACCTCCATCAAGCGCGCCGGGGCGGACCTCATCCTGACCTACCACGCCCTGGAGGCCGCCAAGCTCCTGTAGGCGACACCCCGGGGAGGCAGGCCTGTGCACCTGCTTGATCGCGCCCCGGACTGCGCGCAAAGTGATCGGCGGACAATCGATGCCCACTCAGAAGAAGCGGCCGAAACGCAAGCAGGCAAAACCCCCGCCTGAACGCCCTCGCCGGGCCCGGCCCTCGCCCAAGGTGGGCGCGGGCCCCGTGCTCCGGGCGCCGGGTCCCCTCCAGTACAAGGTCGTCGAGCTGTCCACGGTGGACGAGGGCTCCCTGGAGCGCACCGTCAACCAGTGGGTGAGGCAGGGCTGGAACCTCGATGGCGTGCAGTTCGCCATGCGCGAGTCCTCCAAGCGGCCCGCCATGGCCTTCGTCTTCCTCACCCGCGAGGGGGACGCCGCCGCGCACGATGCGGAGGAGGCCCGCGAGCGGCTGATGCGGCTGTCCGAGACGGGCTCGCTCACGGCGGAGCTGGCCGCGGACCATGCCCGGGTGCACGCCAAGCGCACGCAGGGCCGGGGGCTGCCCATCAGCGCGCACGAGCGGCTGGCGCAACTCGCGGGGCTGGATGAGGCGGAGCCGCCCGAGCGCGGCCTCATCCTGGAGCCCGAGGAGTGAGCCCCGCCCCTCAACGTGCCCTGATGGCGGCCCAGCGCGGCACGCGCGTGCTGCGCATCGTCCAGGAGGACGAGCCCGTCATGGGCTCGCCCTATCCCAAGGCCTCGCTGTGGCTGCGCGTGGGCGCGCGCCTGGTGGACGTGGCCGTGGCCTGGGGGCTGGCGGCCGTGTGCGGCGCGGCGGGCTCCGTGGTGGCGCTGCTCTTCCTGCTCCTGGCCGATGGGATGATTCAGGGCCAGAGCGTGGGCAAGCGCATCTTCGGGGTGAAGGTGATGCACCTGCCCACCCGGTCTGCGGCGCGCCACCGCGACAGCACCCTGCGCAATGCGCCGCTGGCGCTCATCGTGCTCCTGGGAATGATGCCCCTGCCGCTGGGCCAGGTGGCCGCAGCGGCGGGCCTGGTGGTCATCGGGGGGCTGGAGGCGTGGCGGGTCCTGAGGGATCCGCTGGGCTGGCGGCTGGGCGACAGGTGGGCCCAGACGCAGGTGGTGGACGGGAAAGTGGTGGCGGGGGCGACGGTGGCTCCTCGCACGCCGGTGGCGCATGAGCGCGCCCCGGGACGGTTGCTCTCCGCGGCCAAGGTGCGCCGCGGCCGTGTGCTGAAGAAAGTAAGAAAGGGAAAGCCGTGCGCATCGCGTTGACGCACAACCTCAGGCTGTCCGATCTGGAAGAAGAGGCGGAGTTCGACACCCAGGAGACGGTCAATGCCCTGGCGGGCGCCATCGAGCGGCTCGGCCACCGGCTGGAGCGCTTCGAGGTCAGCGGTCCCGCCTCGCGCACCGTGGCCCGGTTGGAGGCCTACAGCCCGGATCTCATCTTCAACACCGCCGAGGGCCGGCGCGGCCGCTTCCGCGAGGCCTTCTATCCGGCGCTCTTCGACGAGCTGGGCTTCCCGTACACCGGCAGCGACGCGTACGCGCTGGCCATCACCCTGGACAAGCAGCTCACCAAGCTCATTCTCGCCAAGCACGGCATCCGCACGCCGGGCTGGCAGTACGTGGAGAAGCTCAGCGAGCTGACGGCGGAGAACCTGCACTTCCCCGTCATCGTCAAGCCCAACTTCGAAGGCTCCTCCAAGGGCATCACCCAGGACTCCATCGCGGAGACGCTGGAGGAGGTGCACGAGAAGGTGACGCAGGCGCTCGCCAAGTACCCGGCCGGCGTGCTGGTCGAGGAGTACATCAGTGGCCGGGACTTGACGGTGCCCTTCCTGGCCGCGGTGGACAACGACTACGACGGGGTCCTCTCACCCGTGGAGTACGTCATGGATCCGGCCACCACCGAGGGCCGCAAGTACCAGATCTATGACTATGAGCTGAAGACGAAGCACAACACCGCCGTGCGCGTGC containing:
- a CDS encoding response regulator, which produces MSSNPLTRRGPLLIIEDDPGIRDALSGLLEEAGFHVAAAANGKEALQVLACLGLPCLVLVDLWMPLMSGDEFISRLKEHPSRCRLPVVAMTASESPAPVGVEACLRKPFAPSALLELVRAHCTRK
- a CDS encoding response regulator, with amino-acid sequence MLLLEDDVDVRDAVAGVLEDAGFRVATAANGREGLQVLAQDTSPCLIVLDLWMPILSGREFLAQLQAEPEKSSLPVVLMTASDSAPPSGVVECLRKPFGISQLVKTVEKHCLKVNRAA
- the hemB gene encoding porphobilinogen synthase, whose translation is MAYPIHRPRRLRRSAVLRDMVRETSLAPSDFIYPLFVVEGRDVRRPISSMPGIFNLSVEHAVAEAKQAKALGVPSIILFGIPDQKDGRATQAYARDGIVQRAIRAVKEAVPEMQVIADVCLCEYTDHGHCGVIDGGHVANDATLPLLAQMAVTCAQAGADIIAPSDMMDGRVLALRKAMDEVGQVDTPILSYAVKYASGFYGPFREAAQSAPQFGDRRGYQMDPGNAREALHELAQDLSEGADMVMVKPALSYLDIIHRVKERCDVPVAAYNVSGEYAMLKAAAQNGWVDGDRVMMEILTSIKRAGADLILTYHALEAAKLL
- a CDS encoding RDD family protein, which translates into the protein MAAQRGTRVLRIVQEDEPVMGSPYPKASLWLRVGARLVDVAVAWGLAAVCGAAGSVVALLFLLLADGMIQGQSVGKRIFGVKVMHLPTRSAARHRDSTLRNAPLALIVLLGMMPLPLGQVAAAAGLVVIGGLEAWRVLRDPLGWRLGDRWAQTQVVDGKVVAGATVAPRTPVAHERAPGRLLSAAKVRRGRVLKKVRKGKPCASR